In one Lolium rigidum isolate FL_2022 chromosome 3, APGP_CSIRO_Lrig_0.1, whole genome shotgun sequence genomic region, the following are encoded:
- the LOC124698583 gene encoding ATP-dependent Clp protease proteolytic subunit 6, chloroplastic-like, translating to MAPMAISTPLAVRASPSRLLSHRRSGSTACPGLRGLQVVTPGVSARFNERIHCQSYLRQNTIVASQSENPPLMPAIMTPGGPLDLATVLLGNRIIFIGQYINSQVAQRVISQLVTLSAIDEEGDILIYLNCPGGSLYSILAIYDCMSWIKPKVGTVCFGVVASQAAIILAGGEKGMRYAMPNARVMIHQPQGGSEGNTEEVRRQVGETVYARDKVDKMFAAFTGQPVDMVQQWTERDRFMSASEAMDFGLLDTLLETRL from the exons atgGCGCCCATGGCCATCTCCACCCCTCTCGCCGTCCGCGCCTCTCCCTCCCGCCTACTCTCGCACAG GCGGAGCGGAAGCACTGCCTGCCCGGGCCTACGAG GACTGCAAGTTGTAACACCTGGTGTTTCTGCACGGTTCAATGAGAGGATACACTGTCAATCTTATCTGAG GCAAAATACAATCGTGGCATCACAGAGTGAAAATCCACCTTTAATGCCTGCTATCATGACTCCCGGTGGCCCTCTTGATCTGGCAACGGTACTGTTGGGAAATCGTATAATCTTCATTGGTCAATATATTAACTCACAAGTGGCACAGCGTGTAATATCACAGCTTGTCACACTTTCCGCTATTGACGAAGAGGGTGATATTCTG ATCTATCTTAACTGTCCTGGCGGaagtctctattccatattagcaATTTATGATTGCATGTCCTGG ATCAAACCGAAAGTTGGGACAGTGTGCTTTGGTGTTGTTGCTAGCCAAGCAGCGATCATTCTCGCTGGCGGTGAGAAGGGAATGCGCTATGCAATGCCTAATGCTAGAGTAATGATTCATCAACCTCAAGGTGGATCAGAG GGTAACACGGAAGAGGTGAGGCGACAAGTTGGGGAAACAGTTTATGCTCGAGAT AAAGTTGACAAAATGTTTGCTGCTTTCACGGGGCAACCTGTGGATATGGTGCAACAGTGGACAGAGAGGGATCGCTTCATGTCTGCCTCGGAG GCCATGGATTTCGGACTACTCGACACACTACTGGAAACCAGATTGTAG
- the LOC124698584 gene encoding uncharacterized protein LOC124698584, translating to MKSLAGDSPTSAPLLQATKIAIPAAVSSVGGAAEAAVLGKGRYKVWALAAIALLALWSMSAASVSLRWSAGDLAAFGSGDLDAPLRDDLDSLEMEEREKLVGRMWDMYTRTSDEVRLPRFWQEAFEAAYEELGGDDMQVRDAAISEIARMSAHRLELEQPVNANEVDGKDNIRNNDHGGVKL from the exons ATGAAGTCCCTCGCCGGCGACAGCCCCACCTCCGCGCCGCTTCTCCAGGCCACCAAGATCGCCATCCCTGCTGCTGTCTCCTCCGTGGGAGGGGCCGCGGAGGCCGCGGTCCTGGGCAAGGGGCGCTACAAGGTGTGGGCCCTCGCCGCCATCGCGCTCCTCGCGCTCTGGTCCATGTCCGCCGCCTCCGTCTCCCTACGCTGGTCCGCCGGCGACCTCGCCGCCTTCGGCTCGGGGGACCTAGACGCGCCGCTCCGGGACGACCTCGACTCCCTC GAGATGGAGGAAAGGGAGAAGCTAGTTGGTCGGATGTGGGACATGTACACGCGCACTAGCGACGAGGTGCGCCTTCCACGCTTCTGGCAGGAAGCGTTCGAGGCTGCCTACGAGGAGCTTGGTGGTGACGATATGCAGGTCCGTGATGCGGCCATCTCTGAGATTGCTCGGATGTCAGCCCACAGGCTCGAGCTTGAGCAGCCGGTGAATGCAAACGAG GTAGATGGTAAGGATAACATCAGGAATAATGATCATGGCGGAGTGAAGCTGTAG